One window from the genome of Erwinia sorbitola encodes:
- a CDS encoding hotdog fold thioesterase, whose translation MWKRQSSLAELNQMAEGTMIAGLGMVFTRLESDWLEATMPMDGRTQQPFGLLHGGASVALAESLGSMAGWLCSQPGQNVVGIEVSASHLRAVYSGTVRGICRVLHSGSMNQVWQIEIVNEREQLCCIARLTTAIIG comes from the coding sequence ATGTGGAAACGACAAAGCAGCCTGGCAGAACTGAATCAGATGGCTGAAGGCACCATGATTGCCGGACTGGGTATGGTTTTTACCCGGCTGGAATCAGACTGGCTGGAAGCGACTATGCCTATGGATGGGCGGACTCAGCAGCCCTTTGGCCTGCTGCACGGCGGTGCATCAGTGGCACTGGCTGAATCACTGGGTTCAATGGCGGGATGGCTCTGTTCACAACCGGGACAGAACGTGGTGGGTATCGAAGTCAGCGCCAGCCATCTGCGTGCGGTCTATAGCGGAACCGTGCGCGGTATCTGTCGCGTGCTGCATAGCGGCAGTATGAATCAGGTCTGGCAGATTGAGATCGTCAATGAGCGGGAGCAGCTCTGTTGTATTGCCCGGCTGACCACGGCGATTATTGGTTAA
- the dhbA gene encoding 2,3-dihydro-2,3-dihydroxybenzoate dehydrogenase, which produces MSCRFDFSDKQVWITGAGQGIGYHTALAFVAAGASVVGFDKQFSQGEYPFQRVIVDISDASQVKRVCQRLLSDTPHLDVLVNAAGILRTGSTDELAVEDWQACMAVNAGGAFNLFQQTLPQFRQQRAGAIVTVASNAAHAPRIGMSAYGASKAALRSLCLTVALEMAPFGVRCNIVSPGSTDTAMQRSLWHKPEDEQQMIAGYPDQYKLGIPLQKIAQPQEIANAILFLASDSASHIVMQDIVIDGGATLGA; this is translated from the coding sequence ATGTCATGCCGTTTTGACTTCAGTGACAAACAGGTGTGGATCACCGGTGCGGGCCAGGGAATTGGTTACCATACTGCACTGGCTTTTGTCGCTGCGGGCGCTTCTGTGGTGGGCTTTGATAAGCAGTTTTCTCAAGGTGAATACCCTTTTCAGCGCGTTATTGTTGATATATCCGATGCCAGCCAGGTTAAGCGCGTCTGCCAGCGTCTTCTGTCAGATACACCGCATCTTGATGTGCTGGTCAATGCTGCCGGTATTTTACGTACCGGCAGCACCGATGAGTTAGCGGTCGAAGACTGGCAGGCCTGTATGGCAGTCAACGCAGGCGGTGCTTTTAATCTGTTCCAGCAAACTCTGCCGCAGTTTCGCCAGCAGCGTGCCGGTGCGATCGTAACGGTTGCCTCTAACGCTGCACACGCACCGCGTATCGGTATGTCGGCCTATGGGGCGTCAAAAGCGGCGCTGCGCAGCCTGTGCCTGACCGTGGCGCTGGAAATGGCCCCCTTTGGCGTACGGTGCAATATCGTTTCTCCAGGCTCCACCGACACTGCAATGCAGCGCAGTCTGTGGCATAAACCGGAAGATGAGCAGCAGATGATTGCCGGTTATCCGGATCAATACAAACTGGGTATTCCATTGCAGAAGATTGCCCAGCCTCAGGAGATCGCCAACGCAATACTGTTCCTCGCCTCGGACAGCGCCAGCCATATTGTGATGCAGGATATAGTCATCGACGGCGGAGCAACTCTGGGGGCCTGA